In one window of Bemisia tabaci chromosome 4, PGI_BMITA_v3 DNA:
- the mRpL46 gene encoding large ribosomal subunit protein mL46, protein MFKVSCVQRGIPLKFVNLVACSISKSYSSLAQHSSKDPENRISEKWDVMSAVCIERNPIVSRELNEMETKVASLLERLELENSKKCNFELKYQKEKAEFDKLKKTSTQVEDEEATIPSQDFIDKNTAELNNLQAAPRTTEADKNKDVKSLDRCLDSRLLLVIKKKLGNKSLWHLPQDVNREDETLRQTAERIVKETFGDGLNVKLRGNAPAGYYQYKYKQAPEETDQPVGAKVFFYKAKYLNGGFEPKNFEDFQWATREELKTLLIPPYYKDVSLFLIDEESRNIDS, encoded by the coding sequence ATGTTCAAAGTCAGTTGTGTGCAGAGGGGTATACCTCTAAAATTTGTCAATTTAGTGGCTTGTAGTATCTCTAAATCATACAGCTCTTTGGCTCAACATTCGTCAAAAGATCCTGAAAACAGAATAAGTGAAAAGTGGGATGTAATGAGTGCAGTGTGTATCGAAAGGAATCCAATTGTGTCACGAGAACTGAACGAAATGGAGACGAAAGTGGCATCATTGCTGGAAAGGCTTGAGCTGGAGAATAGTAAGAAGTGCAACTTTGAACTGAAGTACCAAAAAGAAAAAGCTGAGTTTgacaaattaaagaaaactaGTACACAGGTGGAGGATGAAGAGGCAACAATTCCATCACAGGACTTCATTGATAAGAATACCGCTGAATTAAACAATCTGCAGGCGGCTCCACGCACAACAGAGGCAGACAAGAACAAAGATGTAAAATCCTTAGACAGATGCCTGGACTCTCGCCTTTTGCTTGtgatcaagaaaaaattaggtaaCAAGAGTTTGTGGCATCTGCCGCAAGATGTGAACCGTGAAGATGAGACTCTGAGACAAACTGCTGAACGCATCGTAAAAGAGACTTTTGGGGATGGTTTGAATGTGAAATTGCGAGGTAATGCACCCGCCGGTTATTACCAATACAAATATAAGCAGGCACCAGAAGAAACTGATCAGCCGGTAGGagcaaaagttttcttttacaaGGCCAAATATCTAAATGGTGGCTTCGAACCAAAGAACTTCGAGGACTTCCAATGGGCGACTAGGGAAGAGTTGAAGACACTGCTCATTCCTCCGTACTATAAAGATGTAAGTTTGTTCCTTATTGATGAAGAGAGTAGGAACATAGATAGTTAA